In the genome of Oceanococcus sp. HetDA_MAG_MS8, the window TCATTGGCCTAGGCTACTAGATCGCACCGCAAGTGATGTATGGCCTCTACGGCATAGGCCTTGAGACGGTGAACGAGGCCAACTAAACGCGGCATGATGGCGACAGCAACGAAAATGGGCAGCCAACCCTCCGTTATTGATCAACGGAGTGTGGAACAGCTGAGCTGCCCAGCATGGTCCGTTTGGGGCGCAGAGCCGACGTTTCTGAAACTAGGCGAGGTGTCAGGTCAGCAGACATTAGGCAACATCCTTGCATATCAGGAACAGTGATCCATAATTGCAAGGATGATTGAACGCAATCTACGACAACAAATTGACGTCGCGTTGAGCGAGTCACCAGCGGTAGCAATCTTGGGGCCTCGACAGGTGGGCAAGACCACTCTCGCTCGCCGCATTGCGGAGAGCCGAGATTCGATCTACTTGGATCTTGAATCCGAGCGCGACCTCGCCAAGCTTACTGATCCTGAATCATACCTTCGTAATCACTCTGAAAAATTGGTGATCATTGATGAGATTCAGAGATCGCCAGGCTTGTTTCAGTGCCTTCGCGGTTTGATTGATGAATCAAGAGCACGGGGCAGAAAGTCTGGCCTGTACTTACTGCTGGGTTCCGCCTCCATGGAGCTCCTGCGGCAGTCGGGAGAATCTCTCGCTGGCCGTATCAGATACCTTGAACTACCAATCCTTCATGCCGGCGAGGTGCAACCTGAACAGCAAGATTTGCTGTGGGTCAGAGGTGGATTTCCGGACAGTTTGCTTGCTTCTTCCGACGGCGCAAGCCTGCGCTGGAGACAGGACTTTATACGTACATATCTGGAACGAGATATTCCGCAACTCGGGCCGCGCATTCCCGCCGAATCACTGCGACGCCTTTGGACTATGCTCGCACATCAGCAAGGAGGCCTTTTGAATGCGGCTTCTCTCGCACGGTCATTGGCTGTTGATGGCAAGACCGTGGCTTCCTACATCGACCTACTTGTAGATCTTTTGCTCGTTCGCAGACTGGAGCCGTGGCATGCCAACGTGAAGAAAAGGCTCGTGAAATCGCCAAAAGTCTACGTAAGAGATTGTGGCCTCACCCACGCGCTGCTTGGCATACGGGACCAAGAGGCCTTATTGGGTCACCCCATAGCGGGCGATAGTTGGGAAGGGCATGTGATCGAATCTATCTTGGCAGCTTCACCATATGACACCAGAGCGTACTTTTATCGAACTGCTGCTGGCGCAGAACTGGATTTGATACTCCAGGTTCCGAATGAACAGGAGCCTTGGGCTGTGGAGATAAAAAGATCCAGCGCTCCAAGCCTCGGCAAAGGCTTTCACAACGCTCGCGAGGACGTAAAGCCAAGCCGTAGCATTGTGGTGTACGGAGGGTGCGAGACATATTCAATAGGCAATGGCATCGAAGCCATGTCGCTTAAAGCCCTGTGTAGCGAGTTGATGACCCTGACAGAATCTCAGTTGGTTTGAACTTCCTCTTTATGAAGGCCCTGACTGACCGCTGCAGGCACTGTTTAGCCGGTGGCTAGAAACGCTCACTCTACGTTGCTATAACTGGTCAAATGCGGCGATGGGGTATCCAATTTCAATGCTGTCGCCAGCGTGATCGCCACGGCAGAAACAATGGCCATGGATTGATCTGCGAGCGATGAGAGGTGAGTCGCCGCCGCAGCACAGAAGCCGCAACATATTCGATATATGTGAGGACTCCGACAAATCGGCAGGACAGCCGATTTGGACGGCGCAGCCGTCGCCGGAGGCGATGCGGTACACGGATGTACCGCATCAATACCGCCGGCGGCTCAGATCTCGAATGCAGCTACTTGACCCAACTAGACGTGCCGGCGCTGAGTTGATCTGCGAGCGAAGCAAGGTGGGGGGCCGCCGAAACGCAGAGGCCGCAGCGCTCTCAATGTACGTGAGGACTCCGACAAATCGGCAGGACAGCCGATTTGGACGGCGTAGCCGTCGCCGAAGGCGATGCGGTACACGGA includes:
- a CDS encoding ATP-binding protein, giving the protein MIERNLRQQIDVALSESPAVAILGPRQVGKTTLARRIAESRDSIYLDLESERDLAKLTDPESYLRNHSEKLVIIDEIQRSPGLFQCLRGLIDESRARGRKSGLYLLLGSASMELLRQSGESLAGRIRYLELPILHAGEVQPEQQDLLWVRGGFPDSLLASSDGASLRWRQDFIRTYLERDIPQLGPRIPAESLRRLWTMLAHQQGGLLNAASLARSLAVDGKTVASYIDLLVDLLLVRRLEPWHANVKKRLVKSPKVYVRDCGLTHALLGIRDQEALLGHPIAGDSWEGHVIESILAASPYDTRAYFYRTAAGAELDLILQVPNEQEPWAVEIKRSSAPSLGKGFHNAREDVKPSRSIVVYGGCETYSIGNGIEAMSLKALCSELMTLTESQLV